The Papaver somniferum cultivar HN1 chromosome 3, ASM357369v1, whole genome shotgun sequence genome includes a region encoding these proteins:
- the LOC113359848 gene encoding uncharacterized protein LOC113359848, with product MKIIAWNVQGCGNPFTQNHLNQLISIDKPGILFLSETKYQKHLVKYLLKDYPNTHIVDPIGLTGGLDLAWVDGFSFEIVQWNINMINVLGQPNSESKKWLLTCFYGSPYLSNRNIAWDFLTKISEQIDKQFFPWILLGDLNMIFSQEEKLGGLPFKKSGCEHYHNILSNAGILDIGFKGYEFTWNNHREGSTNIQERLDIVVVNAEWNIQFPKAELSHFVAAGSDYISATLSLDTSYIKLEYTFKFYDTCQKESSCVQTIKDTWFDALGITQ from the coding sequence ATGAAAATCATAGCTTGGAATGTGCAGGGTTGTGGCAACCCTTTCACTCAGAATCACCTAAATCAACTAATCTCTATAGATAAACCTGGGATTTTATTTCTTTCTGAAACAAAATATCAAAAACATTTAGTTAAATATCTACTTAAAGATTATCCCAATACTCATATAGTTGACCCAATTGGATTAACAGGAGGCTTAGATTTAGCTTGGGTTGATGGCTTCTCCTTTGAAATTGTCCAATGGAACATTAATATGATTAATGTGCTAGGTCAACCCAATTCTGAGTCCAAAAAATGGCTTCTAACTTGCTTCTATGGTAGTCCTTACCTATCTAACAGAAACATCGCTTGGGATTTCCTAACTAAAATATCTGAACAAATAGATAAACAATTTTTTCCTTGGATTCTCTTAGGAGATTTGAATATGATATTTAGCCAGGAAGAAAAATTAGGGGGGTTACCTTTTAAAAAATCTGGCTGTGAACATTACCATAACATTCTAAGTAACGCAGGGATATTAGATATAGGTTTTAAAGGTTATGAATTCACTTGGAACAATCATAGGGAAGGTTCAACTAACATCCAAGAAAGATTAGACATAGTTGTTGTAAATGCTGAGTGGAATATTCAATTTCCCAAAGCTGAGCTCTCTCACTTTGTGGCTGCAGGTTCAGATTACATTTCCGCAACATTAAGCTTAGATACAAGCTATATCAAACTAGAATATACCTTTAAATTCTATGATACTTGCCAAAAAGAAAGCTCTTGTGTCCAAACTATTAAAGATACCTGGTTCGATGCATTAGGGATAACCCAATAA